The Gloeothece verrucosa PCC 7822 genome contains a region encoding:
- a CDS encoding KTSC domain-containing protein, whose amino-acid sequence MKFYQIDLSKIRAIAHDGAVPLGQLSILIQEEGTLEVKTVPAPLQALEGIRAIASLAAGEEINIQPTLPPSRDELLDNITMISTTSLRCQGSSNIAAIGYESSLKVLQIEFISGSTYRYFNVSFQKFADFIAANSAGRYFNAEIKSQYSSEKVN is encoded by the coding sequence ATGAAGTTTTATCAAATCGATCTATCTAAAATTCGTGCGATCGCTCATGATGGTGCTGTCCCGCTCGGACAATTAAGTATTTTAATTCAAGAGGAAGGAACATTGGAGGTTAAAACCGTTCCTGCACCCTTGCAAGCTTTAGAAGGTATTAGAGCTATCGCTTCGCTTGCCGCAGGAGAAGAAATTAATATTCAACCCACTTTGCCGCCGAGCCGAGATGAATTATTAGATAATATTACGATGATTTCCACCACATCTTTAAGATGTCAAGGTAGCTCAAATATTGCCGCTATTGGCTATGAATCATCTTTAAAAGTATTGCAAATTGAATTCATCTCAGGCTCAACCTACCGTTATTTCAATGTTTCTTTTCAAAAATTCGCGGATTTTATTGCTGCTAATTCGGCTGGCAGATATTTTAATGCCGAAATTAAATCCCAATATTCTTCTGAAAAAGTTAATTAA
- a CDS encoding single-stranded DNA-binding protein — translation MKELEGTNTMIEQSKSNNGRFDSLLNPVVSILQGLRELFVLVREVKNLLAQQNELLKQNNELLQNLLDKENSSNQVEVNPNFQAGLSDYPTFDWAKIGATVISTDSDGPTVVEYEGLAFKRRRSSIDDVKGAAIWFSCSQKDNKDQLTYLRLITFKEQLKIRSLHGEIKEHLS, via the coding sequence GTGAAAGAATTAGAAGGAACAAACACCATGATTGAACAAAGCAAAAGCAACAACGGACGTTTTGACTCATTACTAAATCCAGTTGTATCAATCCTTCAAGGGCTGCGCGAACTTTTCGTTCTAGTACGAGAAGTCAAGAACTTGTTGGCGCAGCAAAATGAGTTGTTAAAACAGAATAACGAGTTGTTGCAAAATCTCCTCGATAAGGAAAATTCGAGCAACCAAGTAGAAGTTAATCCCAATTTTCAGGCGGGGCTGTCAGATTATCCGACTTTTGACTGGGCTAAGATCGGTGCGACGGTCATCTCAACTGACTCAGATGGGCCTACTGTAGTCGAATATGAAGGTTTAGCCTTTAAGCGCAGACGTTCTTCAATTGATGATGTTAAAGGAGCAGCTATTTGGTTTTCTTGTTCCCAAAAGGACAATAAAGATCAGCTTACATATTTGAGATTAATCACTTTCAAGGAGCAACTTAAAATTCGCTCTTTGCATGGTGAAATTAAAGAGCATTTATCTTAA
- a CDS encoding DUF6876 family protein gives MTAPTLTYSELSCFSGSDMVYRHIFRMAYTEGVRSIAQKGGAYWLLDAIGSYQPKNPKEPYLADFQLWILSILNAPHQPPEGIKYPFIVPSNSHYKAVLTCWHDTPETPSQEQSWKQSTRFILAQDIYSTNFPLAEISLYVCPTVVGDEELPLLMLPGEY, from the coding sequence ATGACTGCACCCACATTAACTTACAGCGAGCTATCTTGTTTTTCCGGCTCGGATATGGTGTACCGTCATATATTCAGAATGGCCTACACCGAAGGCGTAAGATCGATCGCTCAAAAAGGAGGCGCATACTGGCTTCTGGACGCGATCGGATCTTACCAACCCAAAAACCCAAAAGAGCCGTACTTAGCCGATTTTCAACTCTGGATATTGTCGATCCTTAATGCACCCCATCAGCCTCCTGAAGGGATCAAATATCCTTTCATCGTTCCTAGTAACTCTCACTACAAGGCTGTGTTAACCTGTTGGCACGATACGCCCGAAACGCCGTCACAGGAGCAATCGTGGAAGCAATCAACAAGATTTATCTTAGCTCAGGACATTTACTCTACCAATTTTCCTCTGGCAGAGATTTCTTTATATGTCTGTCCCACTGTTGTTGGGGATGAAGAACTACCGTTACTTATGCTTCCAGGTGAATACTAG
- a CDS encoding ArdC-like ssDNA-binding domain-containing protein gives MEKTKDALEKLEAGISELLTSNNWQQYLKKQSQFHRYSFNNTMLILLQCPHASRVAGYQQWQNLGRQVKKGEKGIKILAPLKRKVERETDNGNPEFKWILNGFKIVSVFDISQTEGDDLPQIVSSLTGDDQGLLNRLVAFSENNKVPVYFKGALGANGYCRYDRITGEPKEIVVDPLLPPLGKAKTLAHEIAHSILHKRGDYVEHTPTSTAELEAESVAFVILQHFGLDSSNYSFGYICSWQQEKDAIEQLKRSGASIQKAAQQVIDFLSIQSSYAVA, from the coding sequence ATGGAGAAAACCAAGGACGCTTTAGAAAAATTAGAAGCGGGTATCAGCGAACTCCTAACTTCTAATAATTGGCAACAATATCTCAAAAAACAATCGCAATTTCATCGCTACTCTTTTAACAATACCATGTTAATTCTTCTTCAATGCCCTCATGCGTCTAGAGTAGCAGGATATCAACAGTGGCAAAATCTGGGACGACAAGTTAAGAAGGGAGAAAAGGGAATTAAAATACTGGCTCCTCTTAAGAGGAAAGTCGAGAGAGAAACCGATAACGGAAACCCTGAGTTCAAATGGATTCTGAACGGTTTTAAAATCGTTTCAGTTTTCGATATCTCTCAAACCGAAGGCGATGATTTACCTCAAATAGTTTCTTCATTAACGGGTGATGATCAAGGTTTATTAAACAGGCTCGTAGCTTTTAGTGAAAACAATAAAGTTCCCGTTTATTTTAAGGGGGCACTTGGTGCTAATGGTTATTGCCGTTATGATAGAATTACTGGAGAGCCTAAAGAAATTGTAGTAGATCCCTTACTCCCTCCCCTTGGCAAAGCGAAGACATTAGCTCATGAAATTGCTCATTCAATATTACATAAAAGGGGAGATTATGTCGAACATACCCCTACTTCTACAGCCGAACTAGAAGCCGAATCAGTGGCTTTTGTCATCCTACAACATTTCGGGTTAGATTCATCGAATTACAGTTTTGGCTACATTTGTTCTTGGCAGCAAGAGAAGGATGCTATAGAGCAACTTAAGAGGTCAGGAGCAAGCATTCAGAAAGCGGCTCAACAGGTAATTGATTTCCTCTCCATACAATCATCTTATGCCGTAGCTTAA
- a CDS encoding TniQ family protein, which produces MSNYNELDDGLEIVSLKSPETPKRSRLFSLEPVGIGTSQTESLSSYVNRLAEAHCVKSQKLIMLEIAPQILGKDYQSPLHSKDVSSLFGNTDAKPALNGMRDMKLLLVQALEKLTQRQDLKYLTCLSWKEVINKRGLFRQYRAWCPQCYEQCKQDKVSLYDPLLWSFKDVKFCLHHQCQLVDECPKCGSHLPVIANFLPLGHCFYCGEWLGDNKNKNPKCNFKNFPESLLIIKNIGDLIAVTPRLGSQPTLDEFIQKLQLILFCFEKVISQDLKHIKVLGKIIEHLKLNLSQHGDKPLNLIKIIIPVCSKAHISVSELFLEDLTGLSKILFDNFQINYQLPIL; this is translated from the coding sequence ATGTCTAATTATAATGAACTCGACGATGGGTTAGAAATCGTAAGTCTCAAGTCACCAGAAACTCCTAAACGAAGTCGCTTGTTTAGTTTAGAGCCGGTTGGAATAGGAACATCCCAAACAGAAAGCTTAAGCAGTTATGTCAATCGATTAGCTGAAGCGCATTGTGTTAAATCTCAAAAATTAATTATGCTAGAAATTGCTCCTCAAATTCTGGGGAAAGATTATCAATCACCTCTACACAGTAAAGATGTTAGCAGTTTATTTGGTAATACTGATGCCAAGCCAGCCCTTAATGGAATGCGAGATATGAAGCTATTACTTGTTCAAGCGTTGGAGAAGCTAACTCAACGTCAAGATTTAAAATATTTAACTTGTTTAAGTTGGAAAGAGGTAATTAACAAAAGAGGGTTATTTCGTCAATATCGTGCTTGGTGTCCTCAATGCTATGAACAGTGTAAACAAGATAAAGTAAGCCTTTATGACCCTTTATTATGGTCATTTAAAGATGTTAAATTTTGTCTGCATCATCAATGTCAGTTAGTTGATGAATGCCCTAAATGCGGTTCTCATTTACCTGTAATTGCTAATTTTTTGCCATTAGGACATTGTTTTTATTGCGGAGAGTGGTTAGGCGATAATAAAAATAAAAATCCAAAATGTAATTTCAAAAATTTTCCAGAAAGTTTATTGATTATCAAAAATATAGGAGATTTAATAGCTGTTACTCCTCGGTTAGGGTCTCAACCAACTCTTGACGAGTTTATCCAAAAGTTACAGTTAATTTTATTTTGCTTTGAAAAAGTTATTAGCCAAGATTTGAAACACATTAAAGTTTTAGGAAAAATTATAGAGCATTTAAAGCTGAATTTAAGTCAGCATGGAGATAAACCCTTAAATCTTATTAAGATAATTATTCCTGTTTGCTCTAAAGCCCATATTTCTGTATCTGAACTATTTTTAGAAGATTTAACTGGTTTGAGTAAAATTTTATTTGATAATTTTCAGATTAATTATCAACTTCCAATTTTATAG
- the cas5 gene encoding type I-MYXAN CRISPR-associated protein Cas5/Cmx5/DevS: protein MSSIAVYIDVPFASFRQSHSREYGKTYPVPPPATVYGMLLSLVGEWDVYLHCGVQLAMAMISQPQISKVLRRIRRFKVKNFSDDRNTNPEYQEVLSNIKFIVWVASKNEQAQPTLRERIEQALIYPESVKRVGCLYLGESNDLVNKIKLISNDYCFEERWWLMQDEDGLIILPYWVDHVGSKNTRWLRYGLKKISVEFPPESCWTTIQAIR, encoded by the coding sequence ATGTCCTCAATAGCAGTATATATAGATGTCCCTTTTGCCAGTTTCCGTCAATCTCACAGCCGGGAATATGGCAAAACTTATCCGGTTCCCCCTCCTGCAACGGTTTATGGAATGTTACTATCTTTGGTGGGAGAGTGGGATGTTTATTTGCATTGTGGGGTGCAGTTGGCTATGGCTATGATTTCTCAGCCACAAATCTCAAAGGTTTTGCGGAGGATAAGACGGTTTAAAGTTAAAAATTTTAGTGATGATAGAAATACTAACCCTGAGTATCAAGAGGTTTTATCGAATATTAAATTTATCGTTTGGGTAGCTTCTAAAAATGAGCAAGCACAACCAACTTTAAGAGAAAGAATTGAGCAAGCACTAATTTATCCTGAATCGGTTAAGCGTGTGGGTTGTTTATATTTAGGGGAAAGTAATGATTTAGTTAATAAGATAAAGTTGATATCGAATGATTATTGTTTTGAGGAGCGATGGTGGTTAATGCAAGATGAGGATGGATTAATTATTTTACCCTATTGGGTTGACCATGTTGGGTCTAAAAATACTAGATGGCTGAGGTACGGGTTAAAAAAAATATCGGTAGAGTTTCCACCGGAGTCTTGTTGGACTACTATTCAAGCTATTAGATAG
- a CDS encoding DevR family CRISPR-associated autoregulator, with amino-acid sequence MFYLFGTVITHYGPASLNHEKARGNVSPLQKTYWDGHIHSLVSGDAIRWGLRYTLQKEGYPINRRWNEDEFTNDLVNENFDPVEFVDDDLFGYMYAEAAKEDIQEEEPSSTGKERRNQTKGSIVQRLGALGVNRGVSLIPYTGALTFNAKSGKIKDRTALHFLEYHNTRYQYTFALDPNHLKVKERILAFIDALMNIRKVGGNNNVFCYKFTPESFVLCWTQRETPGIFYCFEEGDLIPKMKSEVLEDIEVGDIKASELWIGGRVAKGLKIKNAHIFRGKEQAIEDLKKVIVKDLELSYPY; translated from the coding sequence ATGTTTTATTTATTTGGAACAGTTATAACTCATTATGGGCCAGCTTCTTTAAATCATGAAAAAGCACGGGGTAATGTAAGTCCTTTACAAAAAACTTACTGGGATGGTCACATTCATTCTTTAGTAAGTGGTGATGCTATTCGTTGGGGTTTACGTTACACTTTACAAAAAGAAGGTTATCCGATTAATCGACGTTGGAATGAGGATGAGTTTACTAATGATTTAGTCAATGAAAATTTTGACCCTGTAGAATTTGTTGATGATGATTTATTTGGCTATATGTACGCTGAAGCAGCTAAAGAAGATATACAAGAAGAAGAACCTTCTTCGACTGGCAAGGAACGACGTAATCAAACAAAAGGTAGTATAGTTCAGCGACTTGGTGCATTAGGAGTTAATCGAGGAGTTTCTCTTATTCCTTATACTGGAGCGCTAACTTTTAATGCTAAAAGCGGAAAAATTAAAGATAGAACCGCTTTACATTTTCTTGAATACCATAATACTCGTTATCAATATACGTTTGCTTTAGACCCTAATCATTTGAAAGTGAAAGAGCGAATTTTAGCTTTTATTGATGCTTTAATGAATATTCGTAAAGTTGGGGGAAATAATAATGTATTCTGCTATAAGTTTACTCCTGAAAGTTTTGTGCTTTGTTGGACTCAGCGAGAAACTCCAGGAATTTTTTATTGTTTTGAGGAAGGTGATTTAATTCCCAAAATGAAATCTGAGGTTCTTGAGGATATTGAGGTCGGGGATATCAAAGCCTCGGAGTTATGGATTGGGGGGAGGGTTGCTAAAGGTCTTAAGATTAAAAATGCTCATATTTTTCGGGGAAAAGAGCAAGCTATAGAAGATTTAAAAAAAGTAATTGTTAAAGATTTGGAGCTATCTTACCCTTATTAA
- the cas8a1 gene encoding type I-MYXAN CRISPR-associated Cas8a1/Cmx1 translates to MSLNWQGEDFEVLDWLLKQSFQISDKGLITLTGLNPPSIELINQIHLHFSIGATFLRHCKFCKYGKQTVQEIIIEGKQRKLTYKPIKWYAHQTFAKQLCQAGQLLTDYISIISWLYLGATVRHAMLDKYNKIQEKPEFALVLLFVPVVCQYFIFHPYYEKTDNNNPEKYLIVIPEILDLEEAAYQRWQSGNLAYKNYHVSSLGEAALITYSWHEVETQRSCERTCQVLLYEKFNKDSHQRSLIETRDITINLNILNTYFLIKQFFQENQFDSYGKNRWIKVNFIRGIIADNLVKGVPWWSDFWKILNQEDIDGELAQQLIDNKEGLIAMIEQDKEMEDYKLFVQAFHEALRRNYAKIQKRTQEGERARFDREYERIRGELNRCYDEHSFSDFLADFLARAGFLSTLYDEWDSVLPFITESVPWQKARNIALFALATYKPVSKNQLEGE, encoded by the coding sequence ATTAGTCTCAACTGGCAAGGAGAAGATTTTGAGGTTTTAGACTGGTTATTAAAACAATCTTTTCAGATTAGCGATAAAGGTTTAATTACTTTGACAGGCTTAAATCCCCCATCAATTGAACTAATTAACCAAATTCATTTGCATTTCTCGATAGGAGCCACTTTTCTTAGACATTGTAAATTTTGTAAATACGGTAAACAAACAGTTCAAGAAATTATCATTGAGGGAAAACAACGAAAACTAACTTATAAACCTATAAAATGGTATGCTCATCAAACTTTTGCTAAACAACTTTGTCAAGCTGGACAACTATTAACAGATTATATCTCTATTATTAGTTGGCTATATTTAGGGGCAACCGTTCGCCACGCCATGCTAGACAAATATAATAAAATCCAAGAAAAACCGGAGTTTGCCTTAGTTTTATTATTTGTCCCTGTTGTTTGCCAGTATTTTATTTTTCATCCCTATTACGAAAAAACAGACAATAACAATCCGGAGAAATATTTAATTGTTATTCCTGAAATTCTTGATTTAGAAGAGGCTGCTTATCAACGTTGGCAGTCAGGAAATTTAGCTTATAAAAATTATCATGTATCGAGTTTAGGAGAAGCTGCCTTAATTACCTATAGCTGGCATGAAGTGGAAACCCAAAGGTCATGTGAACGAACCTGTCAAGTTTTACTTTATGAAAAATTCAACAAAGACTCTCATCAAAGAAGTTTAATCGAAACTAGAGACATAACCATTAATCTAAATATTTTAAATACTTATTTTTTAATAAAACAATTTTTTCAAGAAAATCAATTTGATAGTTACGGTAAAAACAGGTGGATTAAAGTTAATTTTATTCGCGGAATAATAGCAGATAATTTAGTTAAAGGTGTACCTTGGTGGTCAGATTTCTGGAAAATTCTTAATCAAGAAGACATTGATGGAGAATTGGCACAGCAACTTATTGATAACAAAGAGGGATTAATAGCCATGATTGAGCAGGATAAAGAAATGGAAGATTATAAATTATTTGTGCAAGCTTTTCATGAAGCTTTAAGGAGAAACTACGCCAAAATACAAAAACGAACCCAAGAGGGAGAAAGGGCTAGATTTGACCGAGAATATGAGCGTATTAGAGGAGAATTAAATCGATGTTATGATGAGCATTCTTTTAGCGATTTTCTGGCTGATTTTTTGGCTAGAGCCGGTTTTCTTTCAACTTTATATGACGAATGGGATTCTGTCTTACCCTTCATAACTGAATCTGTACCTTGGCAAAAAGCAAGAAATATTGCCTTGTTTGCTTTAGCTACTTATAAACCTGTTAGTAAAAATCAATTAGAAGGAGAGTAA
- the cas6 gene encoding type I-MYXAN CRISPR-associated protein Cas6/Cmx6, translating into MEAISIHPIAGIPQPLNQLRLTNRSRLRIRLPIDQIPLVYPLAGQTITIDWGIERVSHQAKFQLGIPYPTALQPASTLYSRLVLIHRAETPEAVLEVAQRQLNRKGIKGTIELPTRANGEVQCRLLTIKKKHQLFRLRGFGMKVTKLSEKDSIKLQQSGIGGKHKMMCGVFVPTWRETTEKDENSNVLVIYSGR; encoded by the coding sequence ATGGAAGCAATCAGCATTCATCCGATAGCAGGAATTCCTCAACCCCTCAATCAACTTCGCCTGACCAATCGCTCACGACTTCGCATAAGGCTGCCTATTGACCAGATCCCCTTGGTTTACCCCCTAGCAGGACAAACCATTACTATTGACTGGGGTATAGAACGAGTTTCGCACCAAGCCAAGTTCCAACTGGGAATTCCCTATCCCACTGCACTACAACCAGCTTCTACCCTTTATTCTCGCTTGGTCTTAATTCATCGTGCCGAAACACCTGAAGCAGTTTTAGAAGTTGCTCAACGTCAACTGAATCGAAAGGGAATAAAAGGAACTATAGAATTACCGACAAGAGCTAATGGTGAAGTTCAATGTAGGCTGCTTACCATTAAGAAAAAACATCAGTTATTTCGGCTGCGGGGATTTGGGATGAAAGTTACCAAACTCAGCGAAAAGGACTCTATTAAATTGCAGCAAAGTGGCATTGGTGGCAAGCATAAAATGATGTGCGGTGTGTTTGTTCCTACATGGCGTGAAACAACAGAAAAAGATGAAAATAGCAACGTCCTGGTCATTTATTCTGGTCGTTAA
- a CDS encoding DNA-binding domain-containing protein, producing MLPSHELLDNPIFQRNFVWLEDYLIKCPNVEAQVTDAVLAMVKANPGIYLSELQQKIEIASIDDFHVLILTDKIYVDLFAIPLSCPEQVQVFLSATEAFTHSQLTTIVPSNWETFNSPLNVAIGTQISWDGQPWTIVNLGNNYVGLQGENNTFQHLPNSVFSTLVHQEKIVGLSSPNFSSLNPKIEEIFSYTSQADLQEAHRRYQQIEAFLKGTASTPTNRTQRRWLASYRKAEQLYGRGFIGLIPQHRHKGNSLSKMDKDVHQLMEKHIQEEYETHKQPSIRHAFQAFKELCAHTGLRPPSLETYRRSIRNRPVVEQVKKRQGSRAAYQEETFYEFLDRNTPIHGERPFEIAHIDHTLADVQLLSLIMLNLGMEMNEGEHQANLGKAWVTLLIDAYSRRILAAYMTFDSPSYRSNMMVLRICVQRFGRLPQILVVDGGRDFQSGNFEMLLAYSHVTKKERANTRDGSVIESFFGVADREFWHNLKGNTQIMKKVRQVTKSVNPKYHAVWTLDKLYRYFCEYCYEIYDTCPHPTLRMTPREAFEIGLARGGLRGHLLIPYEEFKLLSLPAPTDNDGMRRITPKGIKINYLYYGHPSFERVRNTRVAVKYEPFDVTIAYAYIKGEWVQCRSGYIRELQGRSVKELITASDELKKLNQLQNQQFSDITGKNLAQFFTRIEREEAILTPSWREAKKAVQAQHLRDEELKEVLNEIEGKPSTKETSNDSSEIDLFTFENREYIALSSSISPPSPIQQTQVDEDDDNDEFEELFEPLEEW from the coding sequence TTGCTTCCATCTCATGAATTACTCGACAATCCAATTTTTCAAAGAAATTTTGTTTGGTTAGAAGATTATTTAATTAAATGTCCTAATGTTGAAGCTCAAGTTACTGATGCCGTTTTAGCTATGGTCAAAGCTAATCCTGGGATTTATTTAAGCGAACTTCAACAGAAAATAGAAATAGCAAGTATTGATGATTTTCATGTTTTAATTCTTACTGATAAAATTTATGTTGACCTATTTGCCATTCCTTTAAGTTGTCCTGAGCAAGTCCAGGTTTTTCTTAGCGCGACAGAAGCGTTTACCCATTCTCAACTGACAACTATTGTCCCTTCAAATTGGGAAACTTTTAATTCTCCCCTCAATGTAGCAATAGGTACACAAATATCTTGGGATGGTCAGCCTTGGACAATTGTTAACCTAGGAAATAACTATGTAGGACTTCAAGGAGAAAATAATACATTTCAACATTTACCTAACTCAGTTTTTTCAACTCTGGTTCACCAAGAGAAAATTGTAGGATTATCTTCCCCGAATTTTTCTTCACTTAATCCTAAAATTGAAGAAATTTTTAGTTATACCAGTCAAGCCGACCTTCAAGAAGCTCATAGACGCTATCAACAAATAGAAGCTTTTTTGAAAGGTACGGCTTCAACTCCTACTAATCGAACTCAACGGCGATGGCTGGCAAGTTACCGAAAAGCTGAACAACTTTATGGTAGAGGCTTTATCGGACTCATTCCTCAACATCGCCACAAAGGAAACTCTTTATCCAAAATGGACAAAGACGTTCATCAGTTAATGGAAAAACATATCCAAGAGGAATATGAAACCCACAAACAGCCATCTATTCGTCATGCCTTTCAAGCTTTTAAAGAATTATGCGCTCATACTGGTCTTCGGCCGCCTAGTTTAGAAACTTACCGTCGAAGCATCAGAAATCGCCCAGTGGTAGAACAAGTTAAAAAACGTCAGGGTAGCAGAGCAGCCTATCAAGAAGAAACATTCTACGAGTTTCTTGACCGAAATACACCAATTCACGGTGAACGTCCCTTTGAAATAGCTCATATAGATCATACTTTGGCTGATGTCCAATTACTCAGTCTTATAATGTTAAACCTTGGTATGGAGATGAATGAGGGAGAACATCAGGCTAATTTAGGTAAAGCCTGGGTTACTCTTCTGATTGATGCTTATTCTCGACGTATTTTAGCTGCTTATATGACTTTTGATTCTCCTAGTTACCGCTCAAACATGATGGTGCTGAGAATTTGTGTTCAACGTTTTGGTCGATTGCCCCAAATTTTGGTAGTAGATGGAGGCCGTGATTTTCAATCCGGCAATTTTGAGATGCTGCTGGCTTATTCTCATGTCACTAAAAAGGAAAGAGCCAACACAAGAGATGGTAGTGTCATCGAAAGTTTTTTTGGGGTAGCTGACAGAGAATTTTGGCATAACCTCAAGGGTAATACCCAAATTATGAAAAAAGTCCGGCAAGTCACCAAAAGCGTTAATCCTAAATATCATGCAGTTTGGACACTAGATAAACTCTACCGCTACTTTTGTGAATACTGTTATGAAATTTACGACACTTGCCCGCATCCTACTTTAAGGATGACTCCTCGTGAAGCTTTTGAGATTGGTTTGGCTAGAGGAGGTTTGCGCGGACATCTACTCATCCCTTATGAAGAATTTAAGCTGTTATCTCTACCTGCACCGACGGATAACGATGGAATGCGAAGAATTACCCCCAAGGGCATCAAAATAAATTATCTCTACTATGGTCATCCCTCGTTTGAGCGTGTAAGAAATACCCGTGTTGCTGTTAAATATGAACCGTTTGATGTCACTATCGCCTATGCCTATATAAAAGGTGAATGGGTTCAATGTCGTTCGGGTTATATACGAGAACTACAAGGACGTTCAGTTAAAGAGTTAATCACAGCATCGGACGAGTTGAAAAAGCTTAATCAGTTACAGAATCAACAATTTAGCGATATTACAGGCAAAAACCTGGCTCAGTTTTTTACTCGAATTGAGAGGGAAGAAGCCATTTTAACACCCTCTTGGCGCGAGGCGAAAAAAGCGGTTCAAGCTCAACACTTACGAGATGAGGAACTTAAAGAGGTATTAAATGAAATTGAGGGTAAACCTTCTACAAAAGAAACTTCTAACGATTCATCTGAGATAGATTTATTTACTTTTGAAAATAGGGAATATATAGCTCTTAGTTCCTCTATTTCTCCTCCTTCACCGATACAACAGACACAAGTCGATGAAGACGACGACAATGACGAATTCGAGGAACTTTTTGAACCTTTGGAGGAATGGTAA
- a CDS encoding ATP-binding protein: MALQGFPPELLNQSPQKRLDFFKSPDITFMHKILHKTYNQLYRKVCKPAGASTILLIGPSGVGKSTLMDLLKKRILEESLPQMELEPAWIPIICVEADAPGKGTFRWKKFYQQVLLEVDEPGIKYKIDYNKINYEEEGIRRGNNGRLIIGARATEDSLKISMKQALKYRHPYTLAIDEFQHIGIRANEDLLKAHMDCLKSVVNGTKIPLTGFGTYELLEFLELSPQLSRRTLKIHFHRYRWENDDECKEFKRVLYNLIHRMPFPNQPTITKQIWEFCFERSIGNIGTLIDWLTDAYDLALANDAPSLSFDYLKETAKSRLDCEQMIEEAIEGEARLEETEDSTNRLKVLLGMKSASKPSKSNANSTDPNSTAQKTKKDVKNKPFKRKPVRDQVGGQDET, encoded by the coding sequence ATGGCATTGCAAGGATTTCCCCCTGAACTTCTCAACCAATCGCCACAGAAACGATTGGATTTTTTCAAGAGTCCAGACATAACTTTTATGCACAAGATTTTGCATAAAACCTACAATCAGTTATACCGCAAAGTTTGTAAGCCTGCTGGAGCTTCTACAATTCTCCTTATCGGCCCTTCGGGAGTCGGCAAATCTACTTTAATGGACTTACTCAAGAAAAGAATACTTGAAGAAAGTCTTCCTCAAATGGAGCTTGAGCCGGCTTGGATTCCTATCATTTGCGTTGAAGCTGATGCACCAGGAAAAGGAACATTTCGCTGGAAAAAGTTTTATCAACAGGTTTTGTTAGAAGTCGATGAGCCAGGAATTAAATATAAAATCGACTATAACAAAATTAACTATGAAGAAGAAGGAATACGTCGCGGTAATAATGGCAGATTAATTATTGGAGCGAGAGCAACAGAAGATTCTCTCAAAATATCAATGAAACAAGCACTCAAATATCGTCATCCTTATACCCTTGCTATTGATGAATTTCAGCATATTGGGATTAGAGCCAATGAAGATCTTCTCAAAGCCCATATGGACTGCTTGAAATCAGTGGTTAACGGCACAAAAATTCCCTTAACGGGTTTTGGAACTTATGAATTATTGGAGTTTTTAGAGTTAAGTCCTCAATTAAGCCGACGCACCTTAAAAATTCATTTTCACCGCTATCGATGGGAAAACGATGATGAGTGCAAAGAATTTAAACGGGTTCTCTATAACCTAATTCATCGGATGCCTTTTCCTAATCAACCTACCATTACAAAACAAATTTGGGAATTTTGTTTTGAGCGCAGCATTGGTAATATAGGCACTTTAATTGATTGGCTGACTGATGCTTATGATCTTGCTCTGGCTAACGATGCTCCGAGTCTGTCGTTTGATTATCTCAAAGAAACTGCTAAATCTAGACTTGATTGTGAGCAGATGATTGAGGAGGCTATTGAGGGTGAGGCTAGACTTGAAGAAACCGAAGATTCTACTAATCGCCTAAAAGTTTTATTGGGTATGAAATCAGCTTCAAAGCCGTCTAAAAGCAATGCTAATTCAACTGATCCTAACTCAACTGCCCAAAAAACTAAAAAAGATGTTAAAAATAAACCCTTTAAACGCAAACCCGTCCGTGACCAAGTAGGAGGGCAAGATGAAACCTGA